One window of Papaver somniferum cultivar HN1 chromosome 9, ASM357369v1, whole genome shotgun sequence genomic DNA carries:
- the LOC113312379 gene encoding uncharacterized protein LOC113312379 — protein sequence MSISNSSNSSSSSDEDSKASAANSKAKRTHDEGAKPIIPPNNRRVTYAELMKRKAETDEAEGRMRRKDRIQGKIPAAEERRRFVDRVPSDSDDDAFEEETTWVLPEFKVKPMKQVDAELEAESEEDSDSDDPHTHPDFINGLDSDSDEEEDSEKDSDDESDSSDESDE from the coding sequence ATGTCAATTTCCAACAGCAGCAATTCCTccagctcttctgatgaggattccaaagCTTCCGCAGCCAATTCGAAAGCTAAGAGAACTCACGATGAAGGGGCAAAGCCTATTATACCCCCGAACAACCGGAGAGTCACTTATGCCGAGCTTATGAAGCGAAAAGCCGAGACTGATGAAGCGGAGGGTCGTATGCGTAGAAAAGATCGAATCCAGGGCAAAATACCGGCGGCAGAGGAGAGACGCCGATTCGTCGATAGAGTACCTTCTGACTCTGATGATGATGCTTTCGAAGAGGAAACCACGTGGGTGTTACCAGAGTTCAAGGTCAAGCCTATGAAACAAGTTGATGCTGAACTTGAAGCTGAATCAGAAGAAGACTCGGACTCGGACGATCCTCATACCCATCCAGACTTCATCAATGGTCTTGACAGTGATTCCGACGAAGAggaggattccgagaaggacagtgatgatgaatctgacaGCTCAGATGAATCTGACGAATAA